The sequence TTTCATTTTTTGTCTTTATATCATTACGAGTTTTATCGATTCTAGATATAGTTTTTGTTCCCTCATCGCCGAATATGTATGGCTGTGTAAAGAATTCTTTTCCCAAATTCGATACTGATTCATGGGCTTTTACATTTTCTCCGTATTTCTTTCTCTCATCTTTTTTATCCCGCAAGAAATAATCAAAATCTGCGAAAACAAAGCATTTTAGTCCAAGCTCCAAAATCAACTTCACAAATCGACTTATATTATCTTTGCTTCCGGCTGAAACAATCGATATATTTCTCTCGTCTAGTTTCTGAGGGTACACTTCTTTGGCAACAGCACGTAATATAAAATCGTCATACCCCTCACAGATGACGACTTTATCAGCAAAGAATATTTCATTTTGATTGTTATCGATCAAAAGGTCTTTATACTTTTTTATTTTTATCGGCGCTGCGACTGTATTATCTCCATGCTTTCTGACCAAAACAATATTGAGGTCTTCACCAACCGTTCTTATAAATTCAACGCTGTGAGTTGTCAATATAACTTGGTTCTTATTATTATTCAAAAATTCATCCAGCCGATCACTAATTACCCTACGAGCATGAGGGTGAAGATAAACTTCTGGTTCTTCGATGCAAAGCAGAGCTGATGTGACAGTATTCACATATTGTGTGTAATAATTAAAAAGACCTATGATTGTCGCGCTTTGAATTCCAGAACCCTTCTCTGTAAGAAGCGATTTAAAGCCATCATCTACATATATAAGGCAGTTTTTATGGATATCGATTTTGGTGTCAGCATTAAACTGAAAATGTAATTCTGTTTCTGGAAAAGCAACCTGCAAAGTGGTTTGGGTAACCTTTTCTCTTACATTTTCAAATATCCCATCAGCAACTTCTTTTACTTTCTTGAAAGCTTCTTGTAATCTATCTGACTCGGCGTGCTCAGACGTAAGATATTTCATCAATTTCCCATACCATGTCCAGTTGGATATCCTCAATTGATTCTGAGGATCACGAAACGAAGGAATAATTGCACTCTGCAAAAGCTCATTCCTAATCGGCGCTTTAAAGGATAATATCCAGTGCGAGTCTTTATTTTCTCGATATAGAAAACGTATATCTTTATCTATTCTTCCTTCTTCATCTTTCCTAGCCAAAAAAGCGAAAGCAAAAGAATATTTATCATTAAATTGATTTTCAAAAGTTTCTTGATGTCGTAGTTTGGGATTTATATATTCTTTTTCACTATTGTCTTCATTCTTATTGAATAATACGCTGTATGTTTTCGGAAGGTGATCATTTGAAATTCTCACGGGTATTTTTACTGGTCTTTTCCCTTCCCATGAATTGATTTCACTAAAAATATAGAATCCATAACATTTATAGATTTCATCGTAATTAAGAGGCTCACCTATATTTCTAGTCAGTTCACACCAGATGAATAATTCGTCTGCAGATTTAATGATGGTTTTACCGTCGATTTCTTCTTTCCAAGTAAAGAAGTCATTTGTTGTAATGTTTTCTAGCTTTGGGTATGTCGGAGTGTTTTCACCAAGAGTTAGGTCAATCGCTCTGATTATGTTACTCTTACCGGCATTATTGCGCCCGATGATAACACTTTTCCCCTTTGTGAATGGGATATCCAGTTCTTTAATAGAACGGTAATTTTTTATATAAAGCCTAGATAGGTACATAATTATTGTTCACCTTAATATCCACATTCTCAATATCAATCTCCCTACTGATTAATTTTGGCAAGAGGAGGTTACGGGTCTTGCGGAGATTGAGGTTTTTGCGTTGTAAGACATCAATTTGATTAAAGGTTGCTCTCGCAAATCTATCAAACATTCCGATGGCTCTTTGATTGGGTATAATAATATTCATTGTTGCAATATATTCTTTGTTTGCATGTGGTATTGCAGAGCCAATGTTCTTATCCGAAATTGATTTATAATTATTTTTTAGAAAATAGTAGATAATGTAGGGAGAATGATTAATCTCTTTTTTTATTCTATATATACCTAGCGTAGAACCCACAGCGCCTTGAAAACCAATAAATACTTGTCCAGAACTGGCACCATCCATAACCATGATAATGTCGTCATTTTTAGCAATTGCTACATTTTTATCGTTGGTATATAAGAAACAATGATTTCTAATACCATCTATCAATAAGTAAGGAATTGTTTCTGGCTGTGGTGATTCATATATTATTTTTGCTTTTTTGCCTTTTTGAAAATCAATAATATTGCCTAACTTTTTTACCTCCCACCCCTCAGGAATCATCCCCAGTTCGGATTTAATCATTTTGACTTTCTCATGTCCCGGGAAGCGGAAATTGACGAACCATTCCTTGTAAATAGCCTGTGCCATTTCCTCCAAAATCTTAATCCGCCTGTTGTTGTTCTCAATAAGGTCATCATAGGCTGAAAGAATAGAGGCGATTTTCTGTTGAACTTTTGTTCCTGGTACGAGCAGTTTTTATTCTCGGAGAATACTGTCCATTGGAACCGAGAAACACCTGTATGTTGCGTATGATATTTAAAAATATGTCCTGCTATATATAAATATTTGAGATAGTAATATATATACCGAGGATAAGCCATTTGAGAATCTATTCTGATAAACCGACTAAAACTAGCACAAGTAACGGGAAGACTAAATCTTTTTAGTAGTTTATCTTTAATGAATATAGTTCTTCCAGTAGGTTTATTTTTAGAGCCACCTGCAGTTTCTATAATAATATCGTTTGCTTTCAATGCTTTTCTGCAAGCTATATCCTCTTTTATATATCTTGTTAGAATAGTATCTATATCACCGATCTCGACGGATTCAAAGTCAGTCCCACGGATTACATTCATAAAAATAGAACATTCAAAAGGTTCTTCCTTTCCCCACTCGCCATCTTTTGATTCTGCAATTAAAGATTTTAAGACTACAGAACTATTTTTCATTTATCAATCCAGTAAATTTACTATATGTCTATCTTCAAGCTTTCTTGTCCTGGTGTTCAATCGCCCAGTACTTTATTCGATTCGTTAAGACTTTCGTAAAAATTAACATCATCTTCGTTGTTCTCATCCTTCTTACTAGATTTTGTATTTCATACATAAGACGCAATCTGTTTTGTGTTTCACAAAACCAAAGATAAGAGATACAAGCTATCTTTTAATAGCTTTGCGGCTACGTGTTCTGTACAGCGCGCTGCGTTCCCTGACCGTGAATCCTATCTTCTTCTTTTTAGGTTCCGGTGGTGTCATAAGCTGTCGAATGGCATCAAACACCACTTTAAACTGTGCGTCGTATTTTTTCTCAAGCTCATCGAGGTGTTTTGCCAACTCTTTATTTGAAACGATCAATTCCCGCAGTTTGACAAATGCCCACATAATGGTGATATTGACTTGTACGGCTCGCTTGCTCTTTAAAACACTGGAAAGCATGGCGACACCCTGTTCGGTGAAGGCATAGGGAGTAGCACGTCGAATGTCTCCCCAACTTGAAGTCACAATTTGTGACTTCAAGTTTATAAACCCTTGACTTGTAAGCTGAAACATAAAATCTTCGGGAAATCGCTCTATATTTCTTTTCACAGCCTGTATTAAAACCTTCGGCTCTACACTGTAAAGTTCAGCCAAGTCAGTGCTCAACATAACCTTCTGGCCGCGTATCAAAAAGATTTTTCTTTCGATCGTCTCTAAAGGAACAATTATTTCCATTTGCCTCTCCGGTTTTGAGTTTGTATAGTAGATTGATGCGTTGTTTTTTATACCGAATCCACCAATACATTTTCCCGATGGTGGGTTCGCATGCGCCCTTCGCAAACTCAGGACAGGCTTAACCCACCTTTATGTCTATGTATAAGTTATACACGGACAAACAAGTTTGTCCGTGCCACCCTTCAATATTGAAACTCCTTGAACATTGAATTCATCTATTGCGCCCCTTCCTGCAGCCTCGCCACGTTTTCCGCAATCCTGTCCTCAATTTCCCGTGCCTCGGCATTCAACTGTTCCAGTTCTTCATTGAGTTCTTCAAGCCTCTCGTAGAAATCAACCCCTTCTTCCTCTTTCTCGGCAACGCCCACATATCGCCCGGGATTCAGGGAATAGCAGTGTTCCTTTATCTGATCAATCGTGGCAACCTTGCAAAGGCCGTCGATGTCTTTATATTTGTTTTTCGGAAAATGTTCTTTCATTTGCTTTTCGCTTCCGTTTTCTGTCTCGATTTCTTCGCCACGATAAAGCCTCACAATATTGGAGATGAATTCTATCTGCTCCGGCAGGAAATCCCTGTGGGCACGGTCTATCTGATTATAAATATGGCGGGCATCAATGAAGAGCACCTTGTCCTTGCGATCAGTCTTTTTCTTTCCTTTGTCCAGAAACCAGAGGGTACAGGGGAGCGTAACCGTATAGAAGAAGTTTGAACCGATGGCGATCATCACATCAACGACATGAGATTCGATTATCTTCTGCCTGATATCAAGTTCTGACTGCCTGGCATCGCTTGCGGAATTTGCCATGACAAAACCAGCCCTGCCGTTTTCATTTAAGGCGCTGAGAAATATTTGTATCCAGAGATAATTGGCGTTGTCGGGTTTGGGAACGCCATAGGGGAAACGTTTGTCTCCCTTTAACTTCTCTTTATCAACTCCGTTTACGTTAAATGGGGGATTCGCCATGACAAATTCGAACTTTCCTAATGAATTGTGGATGTCTTCATAATAGGTGTTCCCTTGTTTGATATCCCCCGAAAGACCGTGGACGGCAAGGTTCATCTTGCAAAGCCGCATGGTCTCTGCCGTCTTTTCCTGTCCGTATACCATGATCTCACTGCTTGCCCTTTTCTTGTGCCGTTCAACAAATTTGGCGCTCTGGACAAACATACCACCGGAACCTCCGGCAGGATCGTAGATTCTTCCATGAAAGGGTTCGATGACTTCTACGATGAGTTTAACGAGGGAGGTAGGAGTAAAGAACTCCCCGCCTTTCTTCCCCTCGCTCATGGAGAATTCACCAAGGAAGTACTCATAAATCTTCCCGAATACGTCACCTTCGATATCCATGGGGATACTGGAAAAGAGTTTGAGCAATGCCACAAGCAGGTCGTTTTCAAACCTTGTGTAAGTCTGAGGAAGGACGCCCTTGAGTTCTTCGTTTTCTGACTCGATGGCTTTCATGGCATCATTTACAGCCTTGCCGATATTGCGGCCTTCAGGAAGATTCAGGAGATAGGAATAACGGGCTTCATCAGGCAGGTACATAATTCCTTTTGCCTGATAATCCGCTTTGCCTATTTTTCTGCGGCTGCTGGTGGGTTGATACTTCTTTATCTCTTTCTCAATCTCTGTAAACTTGTGATCGGCATAACGGAGAAAGATGAGTCCCAAAACGGGGACGGAATATTCCTGGGCTGACAATTCCGAATTTGCCCTGAGCTGGTCGGCTGCCTCCCAGAGCTTCTTTTCGATCTCGTTGTTATTTCCTTTTGTCACGTCTCATCCCTTTATCCCAAACATACTGTTGGCTGAAAATAGTTTTTCTCTGTATTTTTATATAACACAACTCAGTATTTCAAGCTCTGCTGTTTTATCAGCCCATATACCCCAATCCCTTCAACCGCTCAACGATCTTTGCTTCTTCGTCCTCGGAAATTTCTTGGATGGTGTCTGTTCTTTTGATCTGGGTAGCCTGGTATTCAACCCCTCTTAACTCCTTATTCAATATAGCGGTCAATACCTTGCCGTCCATATACGTGGGGATCTGTTTGTCGAATAAGTAAAGAACGGTGGGGACAATGTCTATGATTTCTGCATGGTGCACTTGATGGTTTTTCTTGATGTCTTTACCCATGGCAATGAAGATGCCGTGTTGTCTGTGGCAGCCGGAACGATAGAGCTTGTATTGCATGGCGGGCATGAGCATCTCTGAGGCAAGGCCGATCTGCATGACATACCCGTCTGCCATGTCAATAATCAGGTCGGGGGCATTAGATACGAAGTCACCGGTATATATCTCTTCCCTCTTGCAGACCTTTTGAATGATATTTTTTGATGTTTTTGGGTCTTTGAGGGTGTACAACTTGTCAATTATCTGTTCCCTGAGGGCTTCGTATTCCTTTTCAGGTTTCACAATGCCCCCATGCTGGCGGCCATTGAGATTGATCCAGATATTCTGCCCGGACAAGGAGCAAAAATACGCCTTTGTCTGCGACCAATCAACACGTCCAAGGCCAGTATCAACGGTTGGGGTAAGCGACTTGAGCCTCAACCAGTCGGGTACGATACGATTAACCCATGGTCCGATGCCCATTCTATATGTAAACTTTTTCAAGGTAGTTTTTATTGTTCTCAACAGTTCGGTATTAAAAGCTGCTGGCGGTCTGGGTTTAAGCTTTAAAACACCTATATCATAAAAATATTTGTTGATGTAAAAATCCTTGTGAAGCCCGCCAAACCCGTGATCAGAGACGATTATAACGGTGGTATCTTTTGAAAGAGTGTCCAAAAATCGCTTCATAACGATATCGAGATGTTGGTAGTAATCTTCAATGGCATCTTTATATTTTTGAGATTTTTTAGGATCGTGAAGCGGATGGTTTGCCTCCATATGGTGCCAGAAAAAATGCTGTAAGCGGTCTAATTCATCAAATACCGCCATAAAAAAGTCGGGTTGGTATTTATTGTAGAGATAATGGACAGCCTTTTCTTGCATGTCGGTGACCTTATAGAGATTGTCAATAAAGGCATCCTCCTTTCCACCCATAATCGTCCCCACATCGATACTGAACTGCAATTCATGTAAATATTGTTTTAACTCTTCTTTGAGTGACGTCGGGTATATAAAATCCGAGTTTGTATCAGGGGTACCAAGACCTGCAACCATAAAGCCATTAACAGATTCAGGGGGATAGGTCATGGGCATGTTAAAGATGCCTGATGTCATGCCATAGGTATCAAGGATATTCCAGATGGCAGGGATTTTCCTATCATTGGAGGTAATGTTTCTGAGTTCGTAGGTATCGTTACGGATGGTGAAAAAGTCAAAGATGTTATGTTTGCCGGGGTTTACACCGGTAAAGGCCGATGTCCAGGCAGGGGCGCTGAGGGGGGGAATAGTGCTGTTTAAATTTCCATAACTACCGTTTTCAGTGAGATATTTAAATGTGGGCAATTTCCCTTTCCGAATCATAGGATGAATAACATCCCATGTAGCGCCGTCCAGACCGATGATAACGATTTTGTTTGGTTTATTCATAGTCTATTTGAGGACTTTTCTTATTTCATCATTCATCTTAATTATCGCCTCCCGGGTGGCGTCTTTCCATGCGCTTATGCCATATTTTTCCTTCCAGGGGGAAATATTGTATGCATAAAGGATGGAACGGGAGGCGTTGATGATAGCTCCGAGACCATCCGGGTTAAAACAATATGCGATATCTTTTGCCGTAGCGCCCTGCGCACCGTAACCGGGTACAAGAAAATAAGCAGCAGGCATGATTTTTCTCAATTTCGATATTTCGTGGGAAAATGTGGCTCCAACAACAGCCCCAACTGCGCTGTATCCCTGTTTGCCAATGAAGTCGCTTCCCCAGGCATGTGTCCTTTCCGCTATAATTTCATGGAGTTTTTTTGTCCCACACATAATGTCCTGGAATTCACTGGAAGATGGATTTGATGTTTTTACGAGGATAAATATACCTTTGTTATGTTTTTGGGCCGTTTGTAGAAAAGGGAGCAGACTGTCGGTTCCTAAAAGGGGGTTAACGGTTATGGCATCAGTGGCGAATGGGGTTTCAACGATATTATCTATGTGTACCTCTCCGATATGGGCATTGGCGTACGCCTCAGCCGTGCTGGACACATCACCTCTTTTAATATCGCCAATTACTAGTAATCCTTTTTGTTTGGCGTATCTAATGGTTTCTGCATAGGCCCAGACACCCCACCAGCCATAAAGTTCATAAAATGCAATCTGGGGTTTGACGATGCTCACATGCGGTGCGATAAGGTCGATAACCTGTATATTAAATTCCAGAATAATACGGGATGCATATTCAAGGGGCTGTTTTTGAAAGGTGAAGAACTTTTGTTTAATGGTATCAGGGATGAGTTTAAAATAGGGGTCTAAACCTACCACAACACAGCTATTTTTTCTCCGGATGGCTGTGATAAGCTGGTCGGCAAAATTTTCTCTGTTGTCAGAGACTACAGCCAAATTTGTTTTCCTTAAGTCTCAAGTTTTAATGATAATCAAGTAACTAAAGGGTCAAGAAATTTTTAAGAAGTTTTGGGCCTTCTGCGGTTAAAAAGGATTCGGGATGAAATTGTACCCCTTCTAAAAGATACTCCTTATGACGAATACCCATGATCTCATCATCGTCTGCTCTTGCTGTAACCTCAAGACAATTAGGCAGTGTATCTTCTTTGACAATGAGAGAATGATAACGAGTAGCCTCAAAAGGATTGGAAAGTCCTCGGTAAATGGTTTTGCAGTCGTGTTTGATCATTGATGTCTTTCCATGCATAAGTCTTCTTGCACGAATAACTTCTGCCCCATATGTGTATGCAATGCACTGGTGGCCCAGACAAACCCCGAGAATCGGTATTTTCCCTGAAAACTGTTTTATAATATCATTAGAGATGCCTGCTTCTTTGGGTGTACAGGGCCCTGGGGATATAATAATATGGTCAGGTTTCTCCTCCTCTATTTCTTCAAGGCTGACCTTATCATTTCTAAATACTTCCATTCTTGCGCCAAATGCGCCAATTTGTTGCACTAAATTATAGGTGAAGGAGTCGTAATTATCGATAATAATTATCATAAGAGTATTTCCTTTTACAAATATTAGCAAAATAAATTTTGAATATCAAAGAGATTTTAAGTGGTAATTAAACAAGTTCTTGCATTCACTGTAAGTAAATGCCATTACCATAAAAACAACTTGACAATATTCGTTTTTTTTGTTAAATTTTGTTAACTGTATTAACTGTTAAGCGACACTGGGATAAGTCGATGTGTTATCCTTAAAGGATTTTGTGTAGTTATAATAGACTGGCCAAAAGGGGGAAAAATTCGCGAAAAGTGGGGATAACCCACTTTTTTATTTTAAGGAGTATATTTTTTTCTTAGGATGTTCTTTCCGGCTAGTCTTGGTTGGCGACTTAAGTAAAAAGGTATTTATGGATAAAGAAAGTTTACTACGTTTAGTAGATAGTTTACACAGGGATAAAGAAATTGCCAAAGATGTTGTGTTTCAGGGTATAGAGGCTGCTCTTACTACCGCCGCCCGAAAACATTTTAAATCCCAGGAGGCAGTTTCTATTCAAATTGATAGAAATACGGGGGAGATTTTGGCGAAGGAAGGCGATCGTAGAATCGACCCTTCCGAATTGGGCAGGATTACGGCACAAACTGCAAAACAAGTTATCATCCAGAAGATACGAGAGGCTGAGCGGGATGTTATATATGAGGATTTTCTTGGCCGGAAGGGTGCCATCGTCAGTGGTGCTGTTCAAAGGTTCGAAGGTCCTACGATTATTGTTAACCTTGGTAAAACAGAGGGTATCCTGAACAAATTGGAACAAATTGACGATGAACATTATAATACGAATGAACGGGTCAGGGCGATTGTCCTTGATGTGAAAAAAGTAGGGACCCGGGTGCGGATATTACTTTCAAGGACGCATCCTGATTTTGTCCGGA is a genomic window of Candidatus Brocadia sp. containing:
- the pyrF gene encoding orotidine-5'-phosphate decarboxylase codes for the protein MAVVSDNRENFADQLITAIRRKNSCVVVGLDPYFKLIPDTIKQKFFTFQKQPLEYASRIILEFNIQVIDLIAPHVSIVKPQIAFYELYGWWGVWAYAETIRYAKQKGLLVIGDIKRGDVSSTAEAYANAHIGEVHIDNIVETPFATDAITVNPLLGTDSLLPFLQTAQKHNKGIFILVKTSNPSSSEFQDIMCGTKKLHEIIAERTHAWGSDFIGKQGYSAVGAVVGATFSHEISKLRKIMPAAYFLVPGYGAQGATAKDIAYCFNPDGLGAIINASRSILYAYNISPWKEKYGISAWKDATREAIIKMNDEIRKVLK
- a CDS encoding aminodeoxychorismate/anthranilate synthase component II, whose product is MIIIIDNYDSFTYNLVQQIGAFGARMEVFRNDKVSLEEIEEEKPDHIIISPGPCTPKEAGISNDIIKQFSGKIPILGVCLGHQCIAYTYGAEVIRARRLMHGKTSMIKHDCKTIYRGLSNPFEATRYHSLIVKEDTLPNCLEVTARADDDEIMGIRHKEYLLEGVQFHPESFLTAEGPKLLKNFLTL
- a CDS encoding ORF6N domain-containing protein: MEIIVPLETIERKIFLIRGQKVMLSTDLAELYSVEPKVLIQAVKRNIERFPEDFMFQLTSQGFINLKSQIVTSSWGDIRRATPYAFTEQGVAMLSSVLKSKRAVQVNITIMWAFVKLRELIVSNKELAKHLDELEKKYDAQFKVVFDAIRQLMTPPEPKKKKIGFTVRERSALYRTRSRKAIKR
- a CDS encoding DUF2813 domain-containing protein, producing MYLSRLYIKNYRSIKELDIPFTKGKSVIIGRNNAGKSNIIRAIDLTLGENTPTYPKLENITTNDFFTWKEEIDGKTIIKSADELFIWCELTRNIGEPLNYDEIYKCYGFYIFSEINSWEGKRPVKIPVRISNDHLPKTYSVLFNKNEDNSEKEYINPKLRHQETFENQFNDKYSFAFAFLARKDEEGRIDKDIRFLYRENKDSHWILSFKAPIRNELLQSAIIPSFRDPQNQLRISNWTWYGKLMKYLTSEHAESDRLQEAFKKVKEVADGIFENVREKVTQTTLQVAFPETELHFQFNADTKIDIHKNCLIYVDDGFKSLLTEKGSGIQSATIIGLFNYYTQYVNTVTSALLCIEEPEVYLHPHARRVISDRLDEFLNNNKNQVILTTHSVEFIRTVGEDLNIVLVRKHGDNTVAAPIKIKKYKDLLIDNNQNEIFFADKVVICEGYDDFILRAVAKEVYPQKLDERNISIVSAGSKDNISRFVKLILELGLKCFVFADFDYFLRDKKDERKKYGENVKAHESVSNLGKEFFTQPYIFGDEGTKTISRIDKTRNDIKTKNEKAFYTSKKIYDVADNKELVSLLNDLRANGICILDGKIEDLSKQAELISSTNKLSLDKLFEINVKLAQGSKMSDIFDIRVISEFLKVVIER
- a CDS encoding SAM-dependent DNA methyltransferase; protein product: MTKGNNNEIEKKLWEAADQLRANSELSAQEYSVPVLGLIFLRYADHKFTEIEKEIKKYQPTSSRRKIGKADYQAKGIMYLPDEARYSYLLNLPEGRNIGKAVNDAMKAIESENEELKGVLPQTYTRFENDLLVALLKLFSSIPMDIEGDVFGKIYEYFLGEFSMSEGKKGGEFFTPTSLVKLIVEVIEPFHGRIYDPAGGSGGMFVQSAKFVERHKKRASSEIMVYGQEKTAETMRLCKMNLAVHGLSGDIKQGNTYYEDIHNSLGKFEFVMANPPFNVNGVDKEKLKGDKRFPYGVPKPDNANYLWIQIFLSALNENGRAGFVMANSASDARQSELDIRQKIIESHVVDVMIAIGSNFFYTVTLPCTLWFLDKGKKKTDRKDKVLFIDARHIYNQIDRAHRDFLPEQIEFISNIVRLYRGEEIETENGSEKQMKEHFPKNKYKDIDGLCKVATIDQIKEHCYSLNPGRYVGVAEKEEEGVDFYERLEELNEELEQLNAEAREIEDRIAENVARLQEGAQ